From Vanrija pseudolonga chromosome 1, complete sequence, a single genomic window includes:
- the MINOS1 gene encoding MICOS complex subunit MIC10: MSAPAAPAAPAPAAAPAAPVPSEDQIARKFDNCLADLLVNAGVGFGVGVVASVILFRRRGWPVALSTGFGAGVAYSNCNYSLNPYVLPGTKILPASKQ, translated from the exons AtgtccgcccccgccgctcctgccgcccccgcgcctgccgctgcccccgcggCGCCCGTGCCCTCCGAGGACCAGATTGCGCGCAAG TTCGACAACTGC CTCGctgacctcctcgtcaacgccggtgtcggcttcggcgtcggcgtcgtcgcgtccgtcATCCTCTTCCGCC GCCGCGGATGGCCCGTCGCCCTCTCGACTGG CTTCGGTGCCGGTGTTGCGTACTCCAAC TGCAACTACTCGCTCAACCCCTACGTCCTCCCCGGCACCAAGATCCTGCCCGCGTCCAAGCAGTAA